The following are encoded together in the Pseudomonas sp. IB20 genome:
- a CDS encoding LexA family transcriptional regulator, with the protein MQKRNVSTVLRELLDRDRISPTELHRRTGVPQSTLSRILSGKIVDPSDKHISRIAEYFRVSTDHLRGRAAVGALRDDGRDPMHSELKDISLWDDDTPVNDDEVSIPFLREVELAAGSGRFVIEESEKASLRFGKRSLRHNGVQFDQAKCVTVRGNSMLPVLRDGATVGVNAGKSGIGDIVDGDLYAINHNGQLRVKQLYRLPSGIRLRSFNRDEHPDEDYSFQDIQDEQISILGHVFWWGMYAR; encoded by the coding sequence ATGCAAAAACGCAACGTTTCAACCGTCTTAAGAGAACTCCTCGACCGCGACCGGATCTCCCCCACGGAGCTTCACCGGCGTACCGGCGTGCCTCAATCCACACTCTCGCGGATCCTCAGCGGCAAGATCGTTGACCCGTCGGACAAGCACATCTCACGCATCGCCGAGTACTTCCGCGTCAGCACCGACCACTTGCGCGGGCGCGCGGCGGTGGGCGCTTTGCGCGATGACGGGCGCGACCCGATGCATTCGGAACTCAAGGACATAAGCCTGTGGGACGACGACACGCCCGTTAATGATGACGAGGTGTCGATCCCCTTTCTGCGCGAGGTTGAATTGGCTGCTGGATCAGGAAGATTCGTCATCGAGGAAAGCGAGAAGGCTAGCCTGCGTTTCGGCAAGCGCAGCCTGCGGCATAACGGTGTGCAGTTCGACCAGGCCAAGTGTGTGACGGTGCGCGGCAACAGTATGTTGCCGGTACTGCGCGACGGCGCCACGGTGGGCGTGAATGCCGGCAAAAGCGGCATTGGCGACATCGTTGATGGCGACTTGTATGCCATTAACCACAATGGCCAGTTGCGGGTGAAACAGCTCTACCGTCTGCCTTCCGGGATTCGCCTGCGCAGTTTTAATCGCGATGAGCACCCGGACGAGGACTACAGCTTCCAGGATATCCAGGATGAGCAGATCAGCATCCTCGGTCATGTGTTCTGGTGGGGCATGTACGCTCGTTAA